From the Paenibacillus tianjinensis genome, the window GTCCGGCGTCCAGCACACGCGGAATTCCGCCGATATCGCCGAGCGCAAGCTTGTTGTATTTGTACTTCGCACAGCCTGCGGTAAGAATGACAGTATCCCCCGGCAGTTCAGCAGCAAAGTCAGTGTAGTAATTGCGGCTCTTCATCCGGCCGTCGCAGCCTGCCATCACGAAGAATTGCTTAATGGCCCCGCTCTGGACAGCTTCTACCACCTGATCGGCCACATTCATAACCGCTGCGTGGGCAAACCCGCCGACAATCTCTCCAGTTTCAATCTCAGTCGGAGCTTCACAGCCCTTCGCCTGCGCAATAATCGCGGAGAAATCCTTCACTCCATGCTCATCCGCCGGAATATGCTGCACTCCCGGGAAGCCGGTGTTGCCTGTCGTGTATAACCGGTCAATATAGCTGTCCTTAGGCGGCACAATGCAGTTCGTAGTCATCAGAATCGGACCGTTGAAGCTGGCAAATTCCTCATTCTGCTTCCACCAGGCATTGCCGTAATTGCCTACAAAGTGGCTATACTTCTTAAAGGCCGGATAATAGTGAGCCGGCAGCATCTCACTGTGCGTATACACATCTACTCCAGTTCCCTCTGTCTGCTTCAGCAGCTCTTCCATATCCTTCAGGTCATGTCCGCTGATCAGAATTCCCGGATTCTGTCCTACGCCGATGTTCACTTTGGTGATTTCCGGGTTGCCGTAAGTGGTTGTATTCGCCTGGTCGAGCAGAGCCATCACATCAACGCCGAACTTGCCGCATTCCAGCACAAGTGCAGTCAGCTCATCAGCGCTCAGACTGTCATCCAGAACTGAAGCCAGCCCTTTTTCCATAAAAGCATGGGCGCCTGTATCCGCAAAGCCCAGCACTGCAGCATGCTCCATGTAGGCCGCCATTCCCTTCAGTCCATAAGTCAGCAGCTCGCGAAGGGAACGGACATCCTCATTCTCCGTCGACAGAACGCCTACCGTTTCCGACTTGGCCAGCAGGTCCTCTTCTGTATCCGCTGTCCAGAGTGCGGCATCATGATTCGCGAGAGGTACCGCCGCTCCAGCCTCCTTCAGCCTGCTGCTCCACTGGTCACGCAAGGTAAGCCCCGTTCTTATTCTGTCAATAAAAGCTTCCGGGACAAAGTTGGCATTGGTTATCGTAGCAAACATACTTTCTATAATGAACTTATCTGTGACGGAGTCAGTAATGCCTAATTCCCGGCCTCTCCGTGCAAAGATGGAAATGCCTTTCAGTGTGTAGATCATCAGATCCTGAAGATTGGCAACTTCACTCGTCTTCCCGCATACTCCCTGGATAGTACAGCCCGTTCCTTTGGCCGCCTCCTGACATTGAAAACAAAACATGCTGCTCATTGCACCTTCACTCCTTTAAATGGGTATCGTTACACAGGGCAGAGACTGTTCATCTGCCTTTACAGTTACTATTTATTGTAGTAGACTTTCGCCATACAATCGGTAACGGATGTTACCGAATAAATTTAAATTTGGAGGAAATCGATGAAGCCGGATCCTGCTGTACTGCAGTCCTGTCTGCTGTTCCGGGGCAAGCCTGTAGAAGAGATTGAAGCTCTGCTGCAAAAGATGCAGTACTCCATTTCTTCCTACCAGAAGAACATGCTAATCTTCGCCGAGGGCGACACTGCGGACCGGATCGGAATCATCCTCTCCGGGCGGGTCGAGGTTCAGAAGACCCATCCCACCGGCAGCAGCG encodes:
- the hcp gene encoding hydroxylamine reductase, whose amino-acid sequence is MSSMFCFQCQEAAKGTGCTIQGVCGKTSEVANLQDLMIYTLKGISIFARRGRELGITDSVTDKFIIESMFATITNANFVPEAFIDRIRTGLTLRDQWSSRLKEAGAAVPLANHDAALWTADTEEDLLAKSETVGVLSTENEDVRSLRELLTYGLKGMAAYMEHAAVLGFADTGAHAFMEKGLASVLDDSLSADELTALVLECGKFGVDVMALLDQANTTTYGNPEITKVNIGVGQNPGILISGHDLKDMEELLKQTEGTGVDVYTHSEMLPAHYYPAFKKYSHFVGNYGNAWWKQNEEFASFNGPILMTTNCIVPPKDSYIDRLYTTGNTGFPGVQHIPADEHGVKDFSAIIAQAKGCEAPTEIETGEIVGGFAHAAVMNVADQVVEAVQSGAIKQFFVMAGCDGRMKSRNYYTDFAAELPGDTVILTAGCAKYKYNKLALGDIGGIPRVLDAGQCNDSYSLVVIALKLKEVFGLDDINDLPIAYNIAWYEQKAVIVLLALLHLGVKNIHLGPTLPAFLSPNVAKVLVDNFGIGGITTVEEDMERFIAAV